The Pseudomonadota bacterium genome window below encodes:
- a CDS encoding thermonuclease family protein, with the protein MKQMVLISCCIIFFTFPVLMNLSLQAENVDVKVQDNTIRNEDIDVKVQDNTIQAEDYTQPPDTCLKAQNTATIIRVVDGDTLKVNYDGKTELVKLIGIDAPENKLSRKAKSEAVASKENLVTIVSMGIDAEKFMKNLVKKGDIVTIEFDDETRDITGNLLGYVFMVSGKMLNEEIVRAGHAHVVTTSRNAKYHDRLLKAYAEAKAHKRGFWE; encoded by the coding sequence ATGAAACAGATGGTATTAATTAGTTGTTGCATTATCTTTTTTACTTTTCCTGTCTTGATGAACTTGTCCCTTCAGGCTGAAAATGTTGACGTCAAGGTACAGGATAATACAATCCGGAATGAAGATATAGATGTCAAGGTACAGGATAATACAATCCAGGCAGAGGATTATACTCAGCCGCCGGATACCTGCCTTAAGGCGCAGAACACTGCTACCATTATTCGCGTAGTTGATGGCGACACTCTTAAGGTCAATTATGATGGTAAAACTGAACTTGTAAAGCTCATTGGCATAGATGCCCCTGAAAACAAACTCAGTAGAAAAGCAAAAAGCGAAGCCGTAGCAAGTAAAGAAAATTTGGTGACAATTGTTTCTATGGGAATTGATGCTGAAAAGTTTATGAAAAACCTCGTAAAAAAGGGAGATATCGTAACTATAGAATTCGATGATGAAACCAGGGATATAACCGGGAATCTCCTTGGGTATGTCTTTATGGTTAGCGGAAAGATGTTGAATGAAGAAATTGTAAGAGCCGGACATGCTCATGTAGTCACAACTTCACGCAACGCAAAGTATCACGATAGGCTATTGAAGGCATATGCAGAAGCAAAAGCGCACAAAAGGGGGTTTTGGGAGTAG